A stretch of Lathyrus oleraceus cultivar Zhongwan6 chromosome 6, CAAS_Psat_ZW6_1.0, whole genome shotgun sequence DNA encodes these proteins:
- the LOC127096272 gene encoding uncharacterized protein LOC127096272: protein MFAKKLTTVNPFAKKRSQHVVVSSTSNANTKKLWRLPHVFARMLELPFPSDADVSIEETTQFFRFVASCNQTNIFNSGGVRAHAIEILPGITKIVVKRFDGGDVVVAGQKERGSSFSVDLWRFRLPPCTQPERVTAVCTGGKLVVTVPKIKG from the coding sequence ATGTTCGCTAAGAAGCTTACTACGGTAAACCCCTTCGCAAAGAAGCGTTCGCAGCACGTCGTCGTTTCATCGACGTCAAACGCGAATACGAAGAAGCTATGGAGGCTTCCGCATGTTTTCGCCAGAATGCTCGAGCTTCCTTTTCCTTCCGACGCCGACGTTTCGATCGAAGAAACAACGCAGTTTTTCCGATTCGTTGCTTCATGCAACCAGACGAATATTTTTAATTCCGGTGGTGTGCGTGCTCACGCAATCGAGATTCTTCCGGGGATAACTAAAATCGTGGTTAAGAGATTCGATGGTGGTGATGTAGTGGTGGCAGGTCAGAAGGAGAGAGGGTCTTCTTTTAGTGTTGATCTATGGCGGTTTCGGCTTCCGCCTTGCACGCAGCCGGAGAGAGTTACCGCCGTTTGCACCGGTGGGAAGCTGGTAGTGACGGTTCCGAAAATCAAAGGATAG